In Amphiprion ocellaris isolate individual 3 ecotype Okinawa chromosome 3, ASM2253959v1, whole genome shotgun sequence, one genomic interval encodes:
- the LOC111567876 gene encoding patatin-like phospholipase domain-containing protein 2 isoform X7, with protein sequence MFNWVEEWNISFAGCGFRSIYYVGALSCILERVPQLVHGASKICGASSGCLVAAAVTVGIPIDQLCADLMTTAKEARKHTLGVFHPTFSLLRTARDSLLEKLPEDAHLRASGKLCVSLTRLSDGKNVLVSEFASREELIQVLMCSCFFPVYCGFIPPSYRGVRYMDGALSNNMPLFEQRNTITMAPFSGESDICPREGTFNLFEVHYGNVSIQVNTGNVHRVCTSFLPPTLEKLAEICHNGYMDALCFLRESDLLQAQYSPRSVGVKVGRVKPPCCELMNEVVQAEERRKKTMLLNGQNHHQEDHRWLHHKALEDLPVAIKKVLCEQCRNSYDGSSWQSQRTDLLPIKLLYFLLTVLILPIKLILFFTKSMILSSSALICRQCIRGDDPNRVKVGDTLDRSPVYHRATQRDKRSRSHSYQHTLQNHQLT encoded by the exons ATGTTTAATTGGGTCGAAGAGTGGAACATCTCTTTTGCAGGCTGTGGATTCAGGAGTATTTATTACGTGGGAGCCCTGAGCTGTATTCTCGAGCGCGTCCCACAACTGGTTCATGGCGCCTCTAAAATCTGTGGAGCGTCATCTGGATGTCTAGTGGCTGCAGCTGTGACTGTTGGGATTCCCATTG ACCAGCTTTGTGCCGACCTTATGACCACCGCAAAGGAGGCAAGAAAACACACCCTGGGAGTTTTCCACCCGACCTTTAGTCTGCTGCGGACAGCACGGGACTCCCTGCTGGAGAAGCTTCCAGAAGACGCCCACCTTCGGGCCTCTGGAAAGCTGTGTGTGTCCCTCACCCGACTGTCTGATGGGAAGAACGTTCTGGTGTCAGAGTTTGCcagcagagaggagctgatTCAG GTTCTTATGTGTAGctgcttttttcctgtttactGTGGTTTCATCCCACCTTCATACCGAGGAGTG CGCTACATGGATGGAGCCCTGAGCAACAACATGCCCCTGTTCGAGCAGCGAAACACCATCACTATGGCTCCATTCTCAGGGGAGAGCGACATCTGCCCCAGAGAGGGTACATTCAATTTGTTCGAGGTCCACTACGGCAACGTTAGCATTCAGGTTAACACTGGCAATGTGCATCGTGTCTGcacatccttccttcctcccacACTTGAG AAGCTGGCTGAAATCTGCCACAACGGCTACATGGATGCTCTTTGTTTCCTGAGAGAAAGTG ATCTTCTTCAAGCACAGTATAGTCCCCGCAGTGTGGGGGTGAAAGTGGGCAGAGTCAAACCACCTTGTTGTGAGCTGATGAACGAAGTGGTTCAAgcagaagagaggaggaagaagacgaTGCTGCTGAATGGACAAAACCATCATCAGGAAGATCACAGGTGGCTACACCACAAAGCCCTAGAAGACCTCCCTGTGGCCATTAAGAAAG TGCTGTGTGAGCAATGCAGAAACAGTTATGATGGCAGCAGTTGGCAGTCACAGCGAACAGACCTTCTTCCTATAAAACTGCTATATTTCCTGCTGACCGTCCTCATCCTACCCATCAAGCTGATCCTCTTCTTCACCAAAAG CATGATTTTATCCAGCAGTGCACTGATTTGCAGGCAGTGCATCAGAGGAGATGACCCCAACAG ggtgaaggtaggggacaccctggacaggtcaccagtctatcacagagctacacagagagacaaacgaTCACGCTCACATTCATACCAACATACACttcagaatcaccaattaacctga
- the LOC111567876 gene encoding patatin-like phospholipase domain-containing protein 2 isoform X6 has product MFNWVEEWNISFAGCGFRSIYYVGALSCILERVPQLVHGASKICGASSGCLVAAAVTVGIPIDQLCADLMTTAKEARKHTLGVFHPTFSLLRTARDSLLEKLPEDAHLRASGKLCVSLTRLSDGKNVLVSEFASREELIQVLMCSCFFPVYCGFIPPSYRGVRYMDGALSNNMPLFEQRNTITMAPFSGESDICPREGTFNLFEVHYGNVSIQVNTGNVHRVCTSFLPPTLEKLAEICHNGYMDALCFLRESDLLQAQYSPRSVGVKVGRVKPPCCELMNEVVQAEERRKKTMLLNGQNHHQEDHRWLHHKALEDLPVAIKKVLCEQCRNSYDGSSWQSQRTDLLPIKLLYFLLTVLILPIKLILFFTKSMILSSSALICRQCIRGDDPNSRSTRRKPTHAQGEHANSMQKDPRKPGTQTGDLLAARRNC; this is encoded by the exons ATGTTTAATTGGGTCGAAGAGTGGAACATCTCTTTTGCAGGCTGTGGATTCAGGAGTATTTATTACGTGGGAGCCCTGAGCTGTATTCTCGAGCGCGTCCCACAACTGGTTCATGGCGCCTCTAAAATCTGTGGAGCGTCATCTGGATGTCTAGTGGCTGCAGCTGTGACTGTTGGGATTCCCATTG ACCAGCTTTGTGCCGACCTTATGACCACCGCAAAGGAGGCAAGAAAACACACCCTGGGAGTTTTCCACCCGACCTTTAGTCTGCTGCGGACAGCACGGGACTCCCTGCTGGAGAAGCTTCCAGAAGACGCCCACCTTCGGGCCTCTGGAAAGCTGTGTGTGTCCCTCACCCGACTGTCTGATGGGAAGAACGTTCTGGTGTCAGAGTTTGCcagcagagaggagctgatTCAG GTTCTTATGTGTAGctgcttttttcctgtttactGTGGTTTCATCCCACCTTCATACCGAGGAGTG CGCTACATGGATGGAGCCCTGAGCAACAACATGCCCCTGTTCGAGCAGCGAAACACCATCACTATGGCTCCATTCTCAGGGGAGAGCGACATCTGCCCCAGAGAGGGTACATTCAATTTGTTCGAGGTCCACTACGGCAACGTTAGCATTCAGGTTAACACTGGCAATGTGCATCGTGTCTGcacatccttccttcctcccacACTTGAG AAGCTGGCTGAAATCTGCCACAACGGCTACATGGATGCTCTTTGTTTCCTGAGAGAAAGTG ATCTTCTTCAAGCACAGTATAGTCCCCGCAGTGTGGGGGTGAAAGTGGGCAGAGTCAAACCACCTTGTTGTGAGCTGATGAACGAAGTGGTTCAAgcagaagagaggaggaagaagacgaTGCTGCTGAATGGACAAAACCATCATCAGGAAGATCACAGGTGGCTACACCACAAAGCCCTAGAAGACCTCCCTGTGGCCATTAAGAAAG TGCTGTGTGAGCAATGCAGAAACAGTTATGATGGCAGCAGTTGGCAGTCACAGCGAACAGACCTTCTTCCTATAAAACTGCTATATTTCCTGCTGACCGTCCTCATCCTACCCATCAAGCTGATCCTCTTCTTCACCAAAAG CATGATTTTATCCAGCAGTGCACTGATTTGCAGGCAGTGCATCAGAGGAGATGACCCCAACAG ccggagtactcggagaaaacccacgcatgcacaaggagaacatgcaaactccatgcagaaagatcccaggaagcccgggacgcaaactggggatcttctagctgcaagacgaaactgctaa
- the LOC111567876 gene encoding patatin-like phospholipase domain-containing protein 2 isoform X9, with product MFNWVEEWNISFAGCGFRSIYYVGALSCILERVPQLVHGASKICGASSGCLVAAAVTVGIPIDQLCADLMTTAKEARKHTLGVFHPTFSLLRTARDSLLEKLPEDAHLRASGKLCVSLTRLSDGKNVLVSEFASREELIQVLMCSCFFPVYCGFIPPSYRGVRYMDGALSNNMPLFEQRNTITMAPFSGESDICPREGTFNLFEVHYGNVSIQVNTGNVHRVCTSFLPPTLEKLAEICHNGYMDALCFLRESDLLQAQYSPRSVGVKVGRVKPPCCELMNEVVQAEERRKKTMLLNGQNHHQEDHRWLHHKALEDLPVAIKKVLCEQCRNSYDGSSWQSQRTDLLPIKLLYFLLTVLILPIKLILFFTKRFADIK from the exons ATGTTTAATTGGGTCGAAGAGTGGAACATCTCTTTTGCAGGCTGTGGATTCAGGAGTATTTATTACGTGGGAGCCCTGAGCTGTATTCTCGAGCGCGTCCCACAACTGGTTCATGGCGCCTCTAAAATCTGTGGAGCGTCATCTGGATGTCTAGTGGCTGCAGCTGTGACTGTTGGGATTCCCATTG ACCAGCTTTGTGCCGACCTTATGACCACCGCAAAGGAGGCAAGAAAACACACCCTGGGAGTTTTCCACCCGACCTTTAGTCTGCTGCGGACAGCACGGGACTCCCTGCTGGAGAAGCTTCCAGAAGACGCCCACCTTCGGGCCTCTGGAAAGCTGTGTGTGTCCCTCACCCGACTGTCTGATGGGAAGAACGTTCTGGTGTCAGAGTTTGCcagcagagaggagctgatTCAG GTTCTTATGTGTAGctgcttttttcctgtttactGTGGTTTCATCCCACCTTCATACCGAGGAGTG CGCTACATGGATGGAGCCCTGAGCAACAACATGCCCCTGTTCGAGCAGCGAAACACCATCACTATGGCTCCATTCTCAGGGGAGAGCGACATCTGCCCCAGAGAGGGTACATTCAATTTGTTCGAGGTCCACTACGGCAACGTTAGCATTCAGGTTAACACTGGCAATGTGCATCGTGTCTGcacatccttccttcctcccacACTTGAG AAGCTGGCTGAAATCTGCCACAACGGCTACATGGATGCTCTTTGTTTCCTGAGAGAAAGTG ATCTTCTTCAAGCACAGTATAGTCCCCGCAGTGTGGGGGTGAAAGTGGGCAGAGTCAAACCACCTTGTTGTGAGCTGATGAACGAAGTGGTTCAAgcagaagagaggaggaagaagacgaTGCTGCTGAATGGACAAAACCATCATCAGGAAGATCACAGGTGGCTACACCACAAAGCCCTAGAAGACCTCCCTGTGGCCATTAAGAAAG TGCTGTGTGAGCAATGCAGAAACAGTTATGATGGCAGCAGTTGGCAGTCACAGCGAACAGACCTTCTTCCTATAAAACTGCTATATTTCCTGCTGACCGTCCTCATCCTACCCATCAAGCTGATCCTCTTCTTCACCAAAAG
- the LOC111567876 gene encoding patatin-like phospholipase domain-containing protein 2 isoform X8 produces MFNWVEEWNISFAGCGFRSIYYVGALSCILERVPQLVHGASKICGASSGCLVAAAVTVGIPIDQLCADLMTTAKEARKHTLGVFHPTFSLLRTARDSLLEKLPEDAHLRASGKLCVSLTRLSDGKNVLVSEFASREELIQVLMCSCFFPVYCGFIPPSYRGVRYMDGALSNNMPLFEQRNTITMAPFSGESDICPREGTFNLFEVHYGNVSIQVNTGNVHRVCTSFLPPTLEKLAEICHNGYMDALCFLRESDLLQAQYSPRSVGVKVGRVKPPCCELMNEVVQAEERRKKTMLLNGQNHHQEDHRWLHHKALEDLPVAIKKVLCEQCRNSYDGSSWQSQRTDLLPIKLLYFLLTVLILPIKLILFFTKSRSTRRKPTHAQGEHANSMQKDPRKPGTQTGDLLAARRNC; encoded by the exons ATGTTTAATTGGGTCGAAGAGTGGAACATCTCTTTTGCAGGCTGTGGATTCAGGAGTATTTATTACGTGGGAGCCCTGAGCTGTATTCTCGAGCGCGTCCCACAACTGGTTCATGGCGCCTCTAAAATCTGTGGAGCGTCATCTGGATGTCTAGTGGCTGCAGCTGTGACTGTTGGGATTCCCATTG ACCAGCTTTGTGCCGACCTTATGACCACCGCAAAGGAGGCAAGAAAACACACCCTGGGAGTTTTCCACCCGACCTTTAGTCTGCTGCGGACAGCACGGGACTCCCTGCTGGAGAAGCTTCCAGAAGACGCCCACCTTCGGGCCTCTGGAAAGCTGTGTGTGTCCCTCACCCGACTGTCTGATGGGAAGAACGTTCTGGTGTCAGAGTTTGCcagcagagaggagctgatTCAG GTTCTTATGTGTAGctgcttttttcctgtttactGTGGTTTCATCCCACCTTCATACCGAGGAGTG CGCTACATGGATGGAGCCCTGAGCAACAACATGCCCCTGTTCGAGCAGCGAAACACCATCACTATGGCTCCATTCTCAGGGGAGAGCGACATCTGCCCCAGAGAGGGTACATTCAATTTGTTCGAGGTCCACTACGGCAACGTTAGCATTCAGGTTAACACTGGCAATGTGCATCGTGTCTGcacatccttccttcctcccacACTTGAG AAGCTGGCTGAAATCTGCCACAACGGCTACATGGATGCTCTTTGTTTCCTGAGAGAAAGTG ATCTTCTTCAAGCACAGTATAGTCCCCGCAGTGTGGGGGTGAAAGTGGGCAGAGTCAAACCACCTTGTTGTGAGCTGATGAACGAAGTGGTTCAAgcagaagagaggaggaagaagacgaTGCTGCTGAATGGACAAAACCATCATCAGGAAGATCACAGGTGGCTACACCACAAAGCCCTAGAAGACCTCCCTGTGGCCATTAAGAAAG TGCTGTGTGAGCAATGCAGAAACAGTTATGATGGCAGCAGTTGGCAGTCACAGCGAACAGACCTTCTTCCTATAAAACTGCTATATTTCCTGCTGACCGTCCTCATCCTACCCATCAAGCTGATCCTCTTCTTCACCAAAAG ccggagtactcggagaaaacccacgcatgcacaaggagaacatgcaaactccatgcagaaagatcccaggaagcccgggacgcaaactggggatcttctagctgcaagacgaaactgctaa
- the LOC111567876 gene encoding patatin-like phospholipase domain-containing protein 2 isoform X3, which produces MFNWVEEWNISFAGCGFRSIYYVGALSCILERVPQLVHGASKICGASSGCLVAAAVTVGIPIDQLCADLMTTAKEARKHTLGVFHPTFSLLRTARDSLLEKLPEDAHLRASGKLCVSLTRLSDGKNVLVSEFASREELIQVLMCSCFFPVYCGFIPPSYRGVRYMDGALSNNMPLFEQRNTITMAPFSGESDICPREGTFNLFEVHYGNVSIQVNTGNVHRVCTSFLPPTLEKLAEICHNGYMDALCFLRESDLLQAQYSPRSVGVKVGRVKPPCCELMNEVVQAEERRKKTMLLNGQNHHQEDHRWLHHKALEDLPVAIKKVLCEQCRNSYDGSSWQSQRTDLLPIKLLYFLLTVLILPIKLILFFTKSMILSSSALICRQCIRGDDPNRKPEYSEKTHACTRRTCKLHAERSQEARDANWGSSSCKTKLLTTKPLCGHINGNVPDIYYPSVFIECPKKFDKQNFFFQFSQ; this is translated from the exons ATGTTTAATTGGGTCGAAGAGTGGAACATCTCTTTTGCAGGCTGTGGATTCAGGAGTATTTATTACGTGGGAGCCCTGAGCTGTATTCTCGAGCGCGTCCCACAACTGGTTCATGGCGCCTCTAAAATCTGTGGAGCGTCATCTGGATGTCTAGTGGCTGCAGCTGTGACTGTTGGGATTCCCATTG ACCAGCTTTGTGCCGACCTTATGACCACCGCAAAGGAGGCAAGAAAACACACCCTGGGAGTTTTCCACCCGACCTTTAGTCTGCTGCGGACAGCACGGGACTCCCTGCTGGAGAAGCTTCCAGAAGACGCCCACCTTCGGGCCTCTGGAAAGCTGTGTGTGTCCCTCACCCGACTGTCTGATGGGAAGAACGTTCTGGTGTCAGAGTTTGCcagcagagaggagctgatTCAG GTTCTTATGTGTAGctgcttttttcctgtttactGTGGTTTCATCCCACCTTCATACCGAGGAGTG CGCTACATGGATGGAGCCCTGAGCAACAACATGCCCCTGTTCGAGCAGCGAAACACCATCACTATGGCTCCATTCTCAGGGGAGAGCGACATCTGCCCCAGAGAGGGTACATTCAATTTGTTCGAGGTCCACTACGGCAACGTTAGCATTCAGGTTAACACTGGCAATGTGCATCGTGTCTGcacatccttccttcctcccacACTTGAG AAGCTGGCTGAAATCTGCCACAACGGCTACATGGATGCTCTTTGTTTCCTGAGAGAAAGTG ATCTTCTTCAAGCACAGTATAGTCCCCGCAGTGTGGGGGTGAAAGTGGGCAGAGTCAAACCACCTTGTTGTGAGCTGATGAACGAAGTGGTTCAAgcagaagagaggaggaagaagacgaTGCTGCTGAATGGACAAAACCATCATCAGGAAGATCACAGGTGGCTACACCACAAAGCCCTAGAAGACCTCCCTGTGGCCATTAAGAAAG TGCTGTGTGAGCAATGCAGAAACAGTTATGATGGCAGCAGTTGGCAGTCACAGCGAACAGACCTTCTTCCTATAAAACTGCTATATTTCCTGCTGACCGTCCTCATCCTACCCATCAAGCTGATCCTCTTCTTCACCAAAAG CATGATTTTATCCAGCAGTGCACTGATTTGCAGGCAGTGCATCAGAGGAGATGACCCCAACAG gaagccggagtactcggagaaaacccacgcatgcacaaggagaacatgcaaactccatgcagaaagatcccaggaagcccgggacgcaaactggggatcttctagctgcaagacgaaactgctaaccaccaagccactgtgcggCCATATAAATGGAAATGTTCCAGATATTTATTATCCCAGTGTGTTCATAGAATGTCCAAAGAAATTTGAcaagcagaattttttttttcaattttcacaGTAA
- the LOC111567876 gene encoding patatin-like phospholipase domain-containing protein 2 isoform X5: protein MFNWVEEWNISFAGCGFRSIYYVGALSCILERVPQLVHGASKICGASSGCLVAAAVTVGIPIDQLCADLMTTAKEARKHTLGVFHPTFSLLRTARDSLLEKLPEDAHLRASGKLCVSLTRLSDGKNVLVSEFASREELIQVLMCSCFFPVYCGFIPPSYRGVRYMDGALSNNMPLFEQRNTITMAPFSGESDICPREGTFNLFEVHYGNVSIQVNTGNVHRVCTSFLPPTLEKLAEICHNGYMDALCFLRESDLLQAQYSPRSVGVKVGRVKPPCCELMNEVVQAEERRKKTMLLNGQNHHQEDHRWLHHKALEDLPVAIKKVLCEQCRNSYDGSSWQSQRTDLLPIKLLYFLLTVLILPIKLILFFTKRKPEYSEKTHACTRRTCKLHAERSQEARDANWGSSSCKTKLLTTKPLCGHINGNVPDIYYPSVFIECPKKFDKQNFFFQFSQ from the exons ATGTTTAATTGGGTCGAAGAGTGGAACATCTCTTTTGCAGGCTGTGGATTCAGGAGTATTTATTACGTGGGAGCCCTGAGCTGTATTCTCGAGCGCGTCCCACAACTGGTTCATGGCGCCTCTAAAATCTGTGGAGCGTCATCTGGATGTCTAGTGGCTGCAGCTGTGACTGTTGGGATTCCCATTG ACCAGCTTTGTGCCGACCTTATGACCACCGCAAAGGAGGCAAGAAAACACACCCTGGGAGTTTTCCACCCGACCTTTAGTCTGCTGCGGACAGCACGGGACTCCCTGCTGGAGAAGCTTCCAGAAGACGCCCACCTTCGGGCCTCTGGAAAGCTGTGTGTGTCCCTCACCCGACTGTCTGATGGGAAGAACGTTCTGGTGTCAGAGTTTGCcagcagagaggagctgatTCAG GTTCTTATGTGTAGctgcttttttcctgtttactGTGGTTTCATCCCACCTTCATACCGAGGAGTG CGCTACATGGATGGAGCCCTGAGCAACAACATGCCCCTGTTCGAGCAGCGAAACACCATCACTATGGCTCCATTCTCAGGGGAGAGCGACATCTGCCCCAGAGAGGGTACATTCAATTTGTTCGAGGTCCACTACGGCAACGTTAGCATTCAGGTTAACACTGGCAATGTGCATCGTGTCTGcacatccttccttcctcccacACTTGAG AAGCTGGCTGAAATCTGCCACAACGGCTACATGGATGCTCTTTGTTTCCTGAGAGAAAGTG ATCTTCTTCAAGCACAGTATAGTCCCCGCAGTGTGGGGGTGAAAGTGGGCAGAGTCAAACCACCTTGTTGTGAGCTGATGAACGAAGTGGTTCAAgcagaagagaggaggaagaagacgaTGCTGCTGAATGGACAAAACCATCATCAGGAAGATCACAGGTGGCTACACCACAAAGCCCTAGAAGACCTCCCTGTGGCCATTAAGAAAG TGCTGTGTGAGCAATGCAGAAACAGTTATGATGGCAGCAGTTGGCAGTCACAGCGAACAGACCTTCTTCCTATAAAACTGCTATATTTCCTGCTGACCGTCCTCATCCTACCCATCAAGCTGATCCTCTTCTTCACCAAAAG gaagccggagtactcggagaaaacccacgcatgcacaaggagaacatgcaaactccatgcagaaagatcccaggaagcccgggacgcaaactggggatcttctagctgcaagacgaaactgctaaccaccaagccactgtgcggCCATATAAATGGAAATGTTCCAGATATTTATTATCCCAGTGTGTTCATAGAATGTCCAAAGAAATTTGAcaagcagaattttttttttcaattttcacaGTAA